One Kazachstania africana CBS 2517 chromosome 9, complete genome genomic region harbors:
- the SAT4 gene encoding serine/threonine protein kinase SAT4 (similar to Saccharomyces cerevisiae SAT4 (YCR008W); ancestral locus Anc_1.423): MTVATEQRSSRNVLTPKVDWFLRRNTGIKDTVSLMKDHRSKNSTVSVPSLSSASTNNNNSCSSSISSYSSNSTTSTSITSDNILDSSINNNTVTNNNNNNNTNNKKKCQRIIVHSDGSHSHFLKNQKRQENLSNLIKSILHNNQNKLGKDAVSLVPGIINGTIANNGGSSTHSAPPSLITNLVNAMEKVPSNESTLGSFEKKYGFCQEILGRGSFGTVRICYNKKEDGIVAVKEFKRKISSEESQEKYNKKLTSEFCISSSLNHINIVKTLDLYKDCKGNYCEVMEYCPGGDLFSLIVTHGKLNYLEADCFFKQLIQGVGYLHDMGICHRDLKPENLLLTSQGTLKITDFGSSECFRTAWEKSIHLVGGICGSMPYIAPEEFVLQEFDPRPVDIWACGVIYMAMRTGRHVWNCAKKDDQFYSKYLKSRKSMHGYEPIESLKRARCRNVLYSVLDPVPHRRITTKDILKSEWVREIKICHESKKPKN; the protein is encoded by the coding sequence ATGACAGTCGCTACTGAGCAGCGTTCTTCAAGAAACGTATTGACTCCCAAAGTCGATTGGTTTCTTCGGAGAAATACTGGTATCAAAGATACAGTGTCTCTCATGAAAGATCATAGATCTAAAAATTCAACTGTCAGTGTCCCATCTTTATCCTCTGCATCaaccaataataataattcatgCTCATcctcaatttcttcatattcatcaaattctaCCACTAGCACATCCATAACCTCAGATAATATTCTAGATTCTAGTATCAATAACAATACAGTcaccaataataataacaataataatactaataataagaagaagTGTCAACGCATAATAGTTCATAGTGATGGTTCGCATagccattttttgaagaatcagaaaagacaagaaaatttatccaACTTAATTAAAAGTATACTACataataatcaaaataaacTAGGTAAAGATGCTGTATCGTTAGTTCCGGGTATTATCAACGGTACAATCGCTAATAATGGTGGTAGTAGTACTCATAGTGCACCACCTTCTTTGATAACTAATCTCGTAAATGCCATGGAAAAAGTACCCTCTAATGAATCAACCCTGGgttcttttgaaaaaaagtacGGTTTTTGTCAAGAGATTCTGGGAAGAGGATCATTTGGTACTGTACGAATTTGTTACAACAAAAAGGAAGACGGTATCGTTGCTGTCAAAGAATTTAAACGTAAAATTTCTAGTGAAGAATCACaggaaaaatataataaaaaattgacatCGGAATTTTGTATctcatcatctttaaatCATATTAATATCGTCAAGACTCTAGATCTGTACAAGGACTGCAAAGGCAATTACTGTGAAGTCATGGAGTACTGTCCCGGTGGAGATTTATTCTCTTTAATCGTAACTCATGGTAAGCTGAATTATCTAGAAGCTGATTGTTTCTTTAAACAACTTATTCAAGGTGTTGGTTATTTACATGATATGGGAATCTGTCATAGAGATTTAAAACCAGAAAACCTACTGTTGACTTCTCAAGGTACTTTGAAAATCACCGATTTTGGAAGCAGTGAATGCTTTAGAACTGCATGGGAAAAGAGTATTCATCTAGTTGGTGGTATCTGTGGTTCAATGCCATATATTGCACCAGAAGAGTTCGTTCTCCAGGAATTTGATCCAAGACCTGTAGACATATGGGCATGTGGTGTCATTTACATGGCCATGAGAACCGGTCGTCATGTCTGGAATTGTGCTAAGAAAGATGATCAATTCtattccaaatatttgaaatctaGAAAATCAATGCATGGCTACGAGCCAATTGAAAGTTTGAAGAGAGCGAGATGTAGAAATGTGCTTTATTCGGTTCTAGACCCAGTACCTCATAGAAGAATAACAACTaaagatattttgaaaagtgaATGGGTCAGAGAAATAAAGATATGTCACGAATCCAAGAAACCTAAAAACTAA
- the GPH1 gene encoding glycogen phosphorylase (similar to Saccharomyces cerevisiae GPH1 (YPR160W); ancestral locus Anc_3.510): protein MAPPPSTSTTNDLITEKHSSPHPPKLTRRLTGFLPQEIKAIDATIPLKSRALWNKNQVKKFDTADSFQQRFIDHVETTLARSLYNCDDLAAYDATSMAIRDNLVIDWNKTQQKFTTRDPKRVYYLSLEFLMGRALDNALINMKTDDENTDSREMVRNALDDLGFKLEDVLEQEPDAGLGNGGLGRLAACFVDSMATENIPAWGYGIRYQYGIFAQKIINGYQVETPDYWLNFGNAWEIERNEVQYPVTFYGYVERNEANESTLSPSQWIGGERLLAVAYDFPVPGYKTSNVNNLRLWQARPTTEFDFAKFNNGEYQNSVDQQQRAESVSAVLYPNDNFQQGKELRLKQQYFWCSASLHDIIRRFKKSKRPWSEFTDQVAIQLNDTHPTLAIVELQRILVDLEKLDWHEAWNIVTNTFAYTNHTVMQEALEKWPIGLFGHLLPRHLEIIYDINWFFLQDVAKKFPKDVDLLSRVSIIEEGGAERQIRMAFLAIIGSHKVNGVAELHSELIKTTIFKDFVKIFGPSKFTNVTNGITPRRWLKQANPKLDELICQTLDDPKSKYLLNMPILTKLAQYAEDPQFQQKWSDVKKYNKIRLADLMKSLNDGVDVIDREHIDDTLFDIQVKRIHEYKRQQMNIFGVIYRYLCIKQMAKEGKPFKEIAKKFPRKVSIFGGKSAPGYYMAKLIIKLINSVADVVNNDPDVGSLLKIFFIPEYNVSKAEIIIPASDLSEHISTAGTEASGTSNMKFVMNGGLIIGTVDGANVEITREIGEDNIFLFGNLSENVEDLRYNHQYNKQELPKSLQIVMDSLESGVFSTDEQKEFKPIVDTIKHHGDYYLVSDDFESYIATQELVDQVYHNEKSEWIKKSILSVANVGFFSSDRCIEEYADTIWNVEPVKS from the coding sequence ATGGCTCCCCCTCCTAGTACTAGCACTACTAACGATTTAATCACTGAAAAACATTCTTCACCACATCCTCCAAAACTGACTAGGAGACTGACAGGGTTTTTACCTCAGGAAATTAAGGCTATCGATGCTACAATTCCCCTAAAATCTAGAGCACTATGGAATAAAAATCAGGTTAAGAAATTTGACACGGCCGATAGTTTCCAGCAAAGATTTATTGATCATGTCGAAACTACCTTGGCTAGATCTCTGTATAACTGTGATGATTTGGCTGCTTATGACGCTACTTCAATGGCAATTAGAGATAATTTGGTCATTGACTGGAATAAAACACAACAAAAATTTACCACAAGAGATCCAAAGAGAGTCTATTATCTTTCATTAGAATTTCTCATGGGTAGAGCTCTTGATAATGCCTTGATCAACATGAAAACTGATGATGAGAACACAGATTCAAGAGAAATGGTTAGGAACGCATTAGATGATCTAGGTTTTAAGTTAGAAGATGTTCTGGAGCAAGAACCAGATGCAGGTCTAGGTAATGGTGGTCTGGGTCGTCTTGCTGCCTGTTTTGTCGATTCCATGGCCACCGAAAATATCCCGGCTTGGGGTTACGGTATTCGCTACCAATATGGTATCTTTGCTCAAAAAATCATAAATGGTTATCAAGTCGAAACACCAGACTATTGGTTAAATTTTGGTAATGCTTGGGAAATCGAACGTAATGAAGTTCAATATCCTGTTACATTCTACGGTTACGTAGAGAGAAATGAAGCGAATGAATCGACTCTATCTCCATCTCAATGGATTGGTGGAGAAAGATTACTAGCTGTCGCCTATGATTTCCCAGTTCCCGGTTATAAAACATCGAATGTTAATAATTTGAGATTATGGCAAGCAAGACCAACCACTGAATTCGATTTCGCTAAATTCAACAACGGTGAATACCAAAATTCAGTTGATCAACAGCAACGTGCAGAATCCGTTTCAGCTGTATTGTATCCAAATGACAATTTCCAACAAGGTAAAGAATTAAGGTTGAAACAACAATACTTCTGGTGTTCTGCCTCCTTACatgatattattagaagatttaAGAAATCCAAGAGACCTTGGTCTGAATTTACTGACCAAGTGGCCattcaattgaatgataCGCATCCAACTTTGGCAATCGTAGAGTTACAAAGAATTCTTGTcgatttggaaaaattagacTGGCACGAAGCCTGGAACATCGTCACTAATACCTTTGCTTATACAAACCACACTGTTATGCAAGAAGCTTTGGAAAAATGGCCAATTGGTCTTTTCGGTCACTTATTGCCAAGACACTTGGAAATCATTTACGATATAAACTGGTTCTTCTTACAAGATGTTGCCAAAAAATTCCCAAAGGATGTAGATCTCTTATCACGTGTTTCAATAATTGAAGAAGGTGGAGCTGAAAGACAAATAAGAATGGCCTTCTTAGCTATTATTGGGTCACATAAGGTTAATGGTGTTGCAGAATTACATTCTGAATTAATCAAAacaacaattttcaaagattttgtaaagatttTTGGTCCTTCGAAATTCACAAACGTCACCAACGGTATTACACCAAGAAGATGGTTGAAACAAGCAAATCCAAAACTAGATGAATTGATTTGTCAAACACTGGATGATCCAAAGAGTAAATATTTACTGAATATGCCAATCTTAACCAAATTGGCTCAATACGCTGAAGATCCCCAATTCCAACAAAAGTGGAGTGATGTTAAAAAGTACAACAAGATAAGGCTAGCAGATTTGATGAAGAGTCTAAATGACGGAGTAGACGTCATTGATAGAGAACATATTGACGATACTTTGTTTGATATTCAAGTTAAACGTATTCATGAATACAAGCGTCAAcagatgaatatttttggtGTCATTTATCGTTACTTGTGTATTAAACAAATGGCTAAGGAGGGCAAAccattcaaagaaattgcCAAAAAATTCCCTCGTAAAGTATCAATCTTTGGCGGTAAGAGTGCCCCAGGTTATTACATGGCAAAATTGATTATTAAGCTAATCAATTCGGTTGCAGATGTTGTCAATAATGATCCTGATGTTGGTAGTCTGTTAAAGATCTTTTTCATTCCTGAATACAATGTTTCAAAGGCTGAAATTATTATTCCAGCAAGTGATTTAAGTGAGCATATTTCAACTGCTGGTACTGAAGCTTCAGGTActtcaaatatgaaatttgtCATGAACGGTGGTTTAATTATTGGTACTGTTGATGGTGCAAATGTTGAAATTACTAGAGAAATTGGAGAGGATAACATCTTCCTTTTTGGTAACTTGAGTGAAAATGTTGAGGATTTAAGATATAATCATCAATACAACAAACAAGAATTACCAAAATCATTACAGATTGTAATGGACTCCCTTGAATCTGGCGTCTTTTCAACTGATGAACAAAAGGAATTCAAACCAATCGTCGATACCATCAAACACCATGGAGATTATTATCTAGTTTCcgatgattttgaatcataTATTGCCACCCAAGAATTGGTTGATCAAGTTTACCATAACGAAAAAAGCGAATGGATCAAGAAGAGCATTTTGAGTGTCGCTAATGTTGGATTTTTCAGTAGTGACCGTTGTATTGAGGAATATGCTGACACCATCTGGAATGTTGAACCGGTTAAGTCCTAA
- the KAFR0I02460 gene encoding uncharacterized protein: protein MHIAAGAPVAKFDVLQENKDMKATNVYSSNLQPGGTNFKQRPSPFFIMHDRRKRATTTVLKNMEENHDFDVARLNNISQHLLESGTLSEHSMDDVLSISSSIYSEVAAWRDNDKEEDTFKMPSQGLNDDQKELKTQVGSDDYATKRQAPHKDSSYFTGLVGRLKFKNRIEAEEVSTSAIGTTINLKGFQKSSVSAAATENKLETGTLSTMHSEENNLNHTSSLIKYSYKMVDNLLGTSSDQISFNDSEHVFESVKKFGVGIFTPPTSPNDNKPNDTFLLIGNDANMLTTSFSSIRTHHEHKFDTERQMGMTHTLRWTGNDSVVIDVPVTTAFYQTKLARAIPRRTKDGIQKAFQRLIKMPVNTQEYMKVALKNGDIVMVPITRGDAIKDYLVLKTNLLEAFNCKESDTGVNFFEKMMGAYCPICLRGQKYLIWDELSGFRKKHDAFYKQLQSHNGGKWFYSVYSKFSEWKLGSVEFEAQCELQFSGIMRAMRSHKYRTWKNKNNQKKLALDFCREACKNSVKAELLVASVKLWQMNST from the coding sequence ATGCACATTGCAGCAGGAGCACCAGTTGCGAAGTTCGATGTCCTTCAAGAGAACAAAGATATGAAGGCTACAAATGTTTATTCCTCCAATCTACAACCGGGTGGTACGAATTTTAAACAAAGGCCTTCtccatttttcattatgcatgatagaagaaaaagggCCACAACCACTGTACTAAAAAACATGGAAGAAAATCATGACTTTGACGTTGCTAGATTGAATAATATCTCCCAGCATTTATTAGAATCCGGAACTCTATCAGAACACAGTATGGATGATGTGCTTTCTATATCTTCCTCAATTTATAGCGAAGTAGCGGCATGGCGAGACAATGACAAGGAGGAAGACACTTTCAAAATGCCCAGCCAGGGATTAAATGACGACCAAAAAGAGCTAAAAACACAGGTTGGTAGTGATGATTACGCGACCAAAAGGCAAGCACCACACAAAGATAGTTCTTATTTTACTGGACTAGTTGGTAGattgaaattcaagaatAGAATAGAAGCTGAAGAGGTCTCAACAAGTGCAATTGGCACAACGATCAACTTGAAAggatttcaaaaatcatCTGTTAGTGCAGCCGCTACGgaaaataaattagaaaCTGGTACACTGTCCACTATGCACTCCGAggaaaataatttaaatcATACTTCTAGCCtaatcaaatattcttaCAAAATGGTAGATAATTTATTGGGTACATCTTCAGATCAGATAAGTTTCAATGACAGTGAACATGTGTTTGAGTCtgttaaaaaatttggagTGGGTATATTCACCCCTCCAACATCACCAAATGACAACAAACCAAATGACACATTTCTGTTGATTGGGAATGATGCTAACATGCTTACCacttccttttcttcgatCAGGACACACCATGAACATAAATTTGACACTGAGAGACAAATGGGAATGACTCATACTTTAAGATGGACTGGAAATGACTCTGTCGTTATTGATGTTCCCGTTACGACGGCATTTTATCAAACGAAATTGGCAAGAGCGATACCCAGGAGAACCAAGGATGGAATTCAAAAAGCGTTTCAAAGGTTAATAAAAATGCCAGTAAATACACAAGAGTATATGAAAGTGGCACTTAAGAATGGAGATATTGTCATGGTGCCAATCACGAGAGGCGATGCCATAAAGGACTATCTGGTATTAAAGACAAATTTACTTGAAGCTTTTAATTGCAAAGAAAGTGACACTGGCGtgaacttttttgaaaaaatgatgGGAGCATACTGTCCTATATGTCTCAGAGGACAAAAATACCTTATCTGGGATGAACTTTCAGGATTTCGTAAGAAGCACGATGCCTTCTATAAGCAATTACAAAGTCACAATGGAGGCAAATGGTTTTATTCGGTTTACTCTAAGTTTTCTGAATGGAAGCTAGGATCCGTAGAGTTTGAAGCACAATGTGAGCTACAATTTAGCGGTATCATGAGGGCAATGAGAAGTCACAAGTATCGTACATGGAAAAACAAGAacaatcaaaagaaattagcTCTTGATTTCTGTAGGGAAGCCTGTAAAAACAGTGTGAAGGCGGAGCTCTTGGTGGCATCTGTAAAACTTTGGCAAATGAATAGTACATAA